One Methanolobus sp. WCC4 DNA segment encodes these proteins:
- a CDS encoding acyltransferase gives MPESESIEEEIFKTFVIPDNTRMEEHTIVIDGDVIAGNHSEIKYGVIANSAIFGERVTLTGDLTTTGDTRIDIWSQIGGNVRTDNNAYIGEFVTIDGKLVVKGDLDIGNDVKINGGFEAKGWIVVRNPVPVIVYLFLYISELLRLGKDEEVEKALEDLFEDDMESIGLNSMIIPNGSKISMDSIRVPSNAIIGSKCRLVGNIRATSLEMADETTLYGSIRTIHDVKLGNDNTIHGNIISRGNVYVAAGTHILGEINSQSITIHESARVDGVMRAPGGIIFEREEDDALSDSELMELDV, from the coding sequence TTGCCGGAGAGTGAAAGCATAGAAGAGGAGATTTTTAAGACCTTTGTAATTCCAGACAATACCAGGATGGAAGAACATACAATAGTCATAGATGGGGATGTCATAGCTGGCAATCACTCTGAGATCAAATACGGTGTTATTGCAAACTCTGCGATATTCGGAGAGAGGGTAACCCTGACCGGTGATCTCACCACAACCGGTGATACAAGGATCGATATATGGTCACAGATAGGCGGGAACGTCAGAACCGATAATAATGCCTACATTGGCGAGTTCGTTACCATTGATGGCAAACTGGTGGTAAAGGGCGACCTCGATATCGGCAACGATGTTAAGATAAACGGCGGTTTTGAGGCAAAGGGCTGGATAGTTGTAAGGAATCCTGTTCCTGTCATAGTCTATCTCTTCCTTTACATCAGTGAACTTTTGAGACTTGGAAAGGATGAAGAGGTCGAAAAGGCACTTGAGGACCTGTTCGAGGATGACATGGAGTCCATAGGGCTCAATTCCATGATAATCCCAAATGGTTCCAAAATATCTATGGACTCTATCAGGGTACCATCAAATGCTATCATAGGAAGCAAATGCAGGCTCGTTGGAAATATAAGGGCCACCTCACTTGAAATGGCGGATGAGACCACACTTTACGGAAGTATTCGTACCATACATGACGTAAAGTTAGGTAACGACAACACGATCCACGGCAACATTATCTCGCGGGGTAATGTCTACGTGGCAGCAGGCACTCATATCCTGGGAGAGATAAATTCCCAGTCAATAACCATACATGAGTCTGCCCGTGTGGATGGTGTCATGCGTGCACCGGGTGGCATTATCTTTGAGCGTGAGGAAGACGATGCTTTGAGTGATAGTGAGTTGATGGAACTCGATGTCTGA
- a CDS encoding PUA domain-containing protein gives MSNIDKNLKKVRIMADIQFGKGSGEVLFPDDVTFQLSRTKRVRQVQYKGKHLATVRAKDGMLTLGIGGAVALHDILEKPASRVVICEDAVPFVSKGKTAFAKHVMAVDPNLRAGDEVILVDDSDAVLATGQLLLSPDEAIHMDRGPAVDVRRGIAQS, from the coding sequence ATGAGCAATATTGATAAGAATCTCAAAAAAGTAAGGATAATGGCTGATATCCAGTTCGGAAAAGGCAGTGGAGAAGTTCTTTTTCCGGATGATGTCACTTTCCAGCTTTCAAGGACCAAGCGCGTGAGGCAGGTCCAGTATAAGGGCAAGCACCTGGCAACCGTTCGTGCAAAGGATGGTATGCTCACTCTCGGTATAGGTGGCGCCGTTGCTCTTCATGACATTCTCGAGAAACCCGCATCAAGGGTCGTTATCTGTGAGGATGCTGTTCCTTTTGTATCAAAGGGAAAGACCGCTTTTGCAAAACATGTCATGGCAGTCGACCCGAATTTAAGAGCAGGCGACGAAGTGATACTGGTCGACGATTCGGATGCCGTTCTGGCCACAGGTCAGTTATTGTTGTCTCCTGACGAGGCCATCCATATGGACAGGGGTCCTGCAGTGGATGTAAGGCGAGGGATAGCACAATCTTAG
- a CDS encoding RtcB family protein has product MSEDNESSVYDVLTKVNDNTWEVPGNFKPDMKVPGRIFVSKTLLDLLERETIDQVANVACLPGIQKFSMAMPDAHLGYGFSIGGVAAFDKDEGVISPGGVGFDINCGVRLVRSNLMEEDVRPKLPELLDALFEAIPSGVGSKSRLRVNDTELDAIFIHGVQWAVKNGYGVKNDLAHCESNGMMRGADPSKVSVKARKRGRPQIGTLGSGNHFLEVQYVDKVYDEEAAEAFGLKEGQITFMIHCGSRGAGHQICTDHLQNLTKASKKYNIPLPDKQLACAPASSEEAQDYFKAMICAANYAWVNRQVIMHWSREVFDDFFKAEHGDLGLDLVYDVAHNVAKLEKHMIDGEEKKVYVHRKGATRAFPAGHPEVPDDYRDIGQPVIIPGSMGTASYVLKGGPNSMELTFGSACHGAGRVMSRKSAKKELRGEDIQKDLRSQGIIVRATQPSLIAEEAPEVYKSSSDVVDVVHDLGIATKVARVLPMGVVKG; this is encoded by the coding sequence ATGTCAGAGGATAATGAAAGTTCGGTTTATGATGTTCTTACTAAAGTTAATGATAACACATGGGAGGTGCCCGGTAACTTCAAACCTGATATGAAGGTCCCGGGGAGGATATTCGTATCGAAGACCCTGCTTGATCTCCTTGAAAGGGAGACCATCGACCAGGTGGCAAATGTTGCATGCCTTCCCGGCATACAGAAGTTTTCCATGGCAATGCCGGATGCACACCTTGGATATGGTTTCTCCATTGGTGGTGTGGCAGCCTTCGACAAGGATGAAGGTGTGATAAGTCCGGGTGGTGTGGGTTTTGACATCAACTGCGGTGTCCGCCTGGTACGTTCCAATCTCATGGAAGAGGATGTCCGTCCAAAACTCCCTGAACTGCTCGATGCACTCTTCGAGGCAATACCTTCCGGTGTAGGTTCTAAGAGCCGTCTGAGGGTGAACGATACCGAGCTTGATGCCATATTCATCCATGGTGTGCAGTGGGCCGTGAAGAATGGCTATGGTGTGAAGAACGACCTTGCCCATTGTGAGAGCAACGGTATGATGCGTGGAGCAGATCCTTCAAAGGTCAGCGTGAAGGCACGTAAGAGAGGCAGGCCACAGATAGGCACACTTGGTAGTGGTAATCATTTCCTTGAGGTGCAGTATGTGGACAAGGTCTATGACGAAGAGGCAGCTGAGGCTTTCGGCCTGAAGGAAGGGCAGATCACATTCATGATACACTGCGGTTCCCGTGGAGCCGGACACCAGATATGTACCGACCATCTACAGAATCTCACAAAGGCCTCGAAGAAGTACAACATCCCTCTGCCGGACAAGCAGCTTGCATGTGCTCCTGCCAGTTCGGAGGAAGCACAGGACTATTTCAAGGCCATGATATGTGCGGCTAACTATGCATGGGTCAACCGTCAGGTGATCATGCACTGGTCCCGTGAGGTATTCGATGACTTCTTCAAAGCAGAACACGGTGATCTCGGACTAGACCTCGTCTATGACGTGGCACATAATGTCGCCAAACTCGAGAAACACATGATCGATGGCGAGGAGAAGAAGGTATACGTCCACAGGAAAGGTGCCACCAGAGCATTCCCTGCCGGACACCCCGAGGTCCCTGATGACTACCGTGACATCGGCCAGCCGGTCATCATCCCCGGTAGCATGGGCACTGCATCCTATGTCCTGAAAGGCGGTCCTAATTCAATGGAACTCACCTTCGGCAGTGCCTGTCATGGTGCAGGAAGGGTAATGAGCCGAAAGAGTGCAAAGAAAGAGCTTCGCGGCGAGGATATACAGAAGGACCTGAGATCACAGGGTATTATCGTAAGGGCCACCCAGCCTTCACTGATAGCTGAGGAAGCACCGGAAGTGTACAAATCCAGCAGCGATGTAGTTGATGTTGTTCATGATCTCGGAATTGCCACAAAGGTTGCACGTGTCCTTCCGATGGGAGTTGTGAAAGGTTAA
- a CDS encoding archease, whose amino-acid sequence MSSDVKGSFEYLEHVADAKFRAYGKSLEEAFENAALAMLNVMVETDSVNNTSSVEVELSSPEIDSLLFDWLSEILFLFEVEDMAFGGVKVNEIKVCDDECSLSATLYGETIDLSVHVFDTEVKAATYNDMRIEQTDDGWMIQATVDT is encoded by the coding sequence ATGTCATCTGATGTGAAAGGATCCTTCGAGTATCTGGAACACGTAGCCGATGCTAAATTCAGGGCTTACGGGAAAAGCCTTGAGGAAGCTTTCGAGAACGCTGCACTTGCCATGCTAAATGTCATGGTAGAGACGGATTCAGTTAACAATACATCATCCGTTGAAGTAGAACTCAGTTCCCCTGAAATTGACAGTCTTCTCTTCGATTGGCTTTCTGAGATACTCTTCCTTTTCGAGGTAGAGGATATGGCATTTGGTGGAGTGAAGGTCAACGAGATAAAAGTATGTGATGATGAATGTTCTCTCTCAGCGACACTTTACGGTGAGACCATCGACCTCTCGGTACATGTTTTCGATACCGAGGTAAAGGCAGCCACCTATAATGATATGAGGATCGAGCAGACAGATGATGGCTGGATGATACAGGCGACGGTGGATACCTGA
- the pgsA gene encoding archaetidylinositol phosphate synthase — protein sequence MTFNALRPVATKILEPIARAMADSGITPNAISLLSLLFAALSGFLYYYSDSNPLFVLVAGLLVALNSFFDAMDGLMARYLNIASARGDFLDHVIDRYSDVFIICGIFFGGYVDWQIGTAAIVGVLLVSYLGTQAQALQLGRYYGGIIGRADRLVLIMLSSVVYFFYQSPVYGFSALGWMIIIIGIGSHITAFQRIAHIWKQLGE from the coding sequence ATGACATTCAATGCTCTAAGACCTGTAGCAACAAAGATACTCGAGCCAATTGCCCGGGCAATGGCAGATTCAGGCATAACCCCTAATGCCATATCACTGCTCTCACTTCTGTTCGCGGCACTCTCCGGTTTCCTGTACTACTACTCGGACTCAAATCCTCTTTTTGTCCTTGTAGCCGGGCTTCTAGTAGCCCTTAATTCATTCTTTGATGCCATGGACGGTCTTATGGCCCGTTATCTCAACATAGCCAGTGCAAGGGGCGACTTCCTTGATCATGTCATAGACCGCTATTCCGATGTTTTCATCATCTGCGGTATCTTCTTCGGAGGCTACGTGGACTGGCAGATCGGTACTGCAGCCATTGTTGGTGTGTTGCTTGTAAGCTATCTGGGCACACAGGCTCAGGCACTCCAGCTCGGACGGTACTACGGTGGTATCATTGGAAGGGCTGACCGTCTGGTGCTTATCATGCTCTCCTCGGTGGTATATTTCTTCTATCAGTCGCCGGTATATGGCTTCTCAGCCCTTGGCTGGATGATCATAATAATAGGAATAGGCAGTCACATAACAGCTTTCCAGCGCATTGCTCATATCTGGAAACAGCTTGGAGAATGA